In the genome of Apostichopus japonicus isolate 1M-3 chromosome 15, ASM3797524v1, whole genome shotgun sequence, one region contains:
- the LOC139981042 gene encoding uncharacterized protein isoform X1: MAFTNAKLIKKQPFKQILKYILSFAAIFTFIFCMSLANVANRQYHIQEAGDGFIESNIWRQRYLEELEEYGSTEKDYDYDRYPNRAKLTKELKSLAEDRKAEFGTSSDTEAIGRNSFKSNNMSATSNYSMCSSSPYYGPIRRIPHTTPETLKLSICKVFGNGLRRATVGKSAKLTIRVPRPLRSKLHNVIFFSVLAVGERHIFHASPSRVRSEALTLDFTYVPTIPGNYYLYVEEISKGYQKQLSGSPFHLIVEGPPINQTERQQKADQLPSCQTLPQTDLSWLEGEWVTRDIAGENRGTLRSGWVLQPYRCSIDIFTKGDLALAAASPSLKTIVVLGRSTERGVFLSLVDSLLKSDEKANISTSVLWKCWGIMEVRLGNLRFIYRDLRIEGLSAVTVTDNHHVNVTCHKRNIIRSNDYFSDAITFFQKTLFTDKINPNVVLLIIKNPRQLQLLAKTIPTSWGGSLYAMNGFKVHEGLLYTFTGRQSDLEMAKQFVTYDDHIRALDGFALATPWRHATEIPPLIMQKAHWHRPCEEQDGEIRVCGDATEMVAQILLGRALAPNGKEAWLASLDDCKPNNIELSRHFTVCNDCPNYVFPLHLNPVPQLKCDTLKRLTPRNMRGVNSRKLIRCPSECMQTGITLRKTLVNERNCTVLKTKLNQIYNSIN, translated from the exons ATGGCCTTTACCAACGCAAAATTGATTAAAAAGCAGCCATTTAAACAAATACTTAAATATATACTCAGTTTTGCAGcgatttttacatttattttctgcATGTCCTTGGCAAACGTTGCAAATCGTCAATACCATATTCAAGAAGCCGGCGACGGGTTTATCGAGTCAAACATCTGGAGACAACGATATCTGGAAGAACTCGAAGAATATGGATCTACTGAAAAAGATTACGATTACG ATAGGTATCCAAACCGAGCCAAGTTGACCAAGGAATTAAAATCCCTTGCCGAAGATAGAAAAGCAGAATTTGGTACTTCGTCGGATACCGAAGCAATAGGACGCAATTCTTTCAAGTCGAACAATATGTCCGCCACGAGCAACTACTCAATGTGTTCCTCTTCTCCATATTATGGTCCAATACGTAGAATCCCTCACACAACTCCAGAGACTCTTAAATTAAGCATTTGCAAAGTATTTGGAAACGGGTTGAGACGGGCGACGGTTGGGAAATCTGCTAAGCTTACGATAAGGGTACCCCGCCCATTAAGGTCAAAATTACACAATGTAATTTTCTTCAGTGTCTTAGCTGTTGGAGAAAGACATATCTTCCATGCGTCCCCTTCTCGTGTCAGATCGGAAGCGCTGACATTAGACTTCACCTACGTCCCGACAATTCCCGGAAATTACTACTTGTACGTTGAGGAAATATCAAAAGGATATCAAAAGCAGCTTAGTGGGAGCCCATTTCATCTTATAGTAGAAGGACCACCAATAAATCAAACGGAAAGGCAACAGAAAGCTGACCAGCTTCCATCATGTCAAACCCTCCCACAAACTGATCTCTCGTGGTTAGAAGGAGAATGGGTGACAAGGGACATTGCGGGGGAGAACCGTGGAACTTTAAGGAGTGGTTGGGTTCTGCAACCTTATCGATGCAGTATAGATATATTTACCAAAGGCGACTTGGCACTGGCGGCAGCATCTCCTTCATTAAAAACTATAGTTGTTCTTGGAAGATCTACCGAGCGAGGTGTATTTTTATCATTAGTTGATTCATTACTCAAAAGCGATGAGAAAGCTAATATTTCTACGTCTGTGTTGTGGAAATGTTGGGGAATCATGGAAGTAAGATTAGGAAATTTAAGATTCATTTATCGGGATTTGCGTATTGAAGGCCTTTCTGCGGTTACAGTTACGGACAATCACCATGTAAATGTAACTTGtcataaaagaaatataattagaTCAAATGATTATTTCAGTGATGCCATTACTTTTTTTCAGAAGACTTTATTCACTGATAAGATTAATCCAAATGTGGTACTTTTGATCATTAAAAACCCAAGACAACTCCAACTTTTGGCGAAAACCATTCCAACATCTTGGGGAGGTAGCCTTTACGCCATGAACGGATTCAAGGTTCATGAAGGATTACTTTATACATTTACGGGAAGGCAGTCCGACCTAGAAATGGCCAAACAGTTTGTAACATACGATGATCACATAAGAGCTTTGGATGGATTTGCATTAGCCACACCATGGAGACACGCCACTGAGATTCCACCACTGATTATGCAGAAAGCGCATTGGCATAGACCATGTGAAGAACAAGACGGAGAAATCAGAGTATGCGGGGATGCCACCGAAATGGTTGCCCAAATACTACTGGGCAGGGCACTAGCACCAAATGGAAAGGAAGCCTGGCTAGCTTCACTGGATGACTGTAAGCCTAATAACATTGAATTATCAAGACATTTTACAGTATGCAATGATTGTCCTAATTACGTATTTCCTTTACACCTTAACCCTGTCCCGCAGCTAAAATGTGACACGTTGAAAAGGTTAACACCAAGAAATATGAGGGGCGTAAATTCTAGGAAGTTGATTCGTTGTCCAAGTGAATGCATGCAGACTGGTATCACATTAAGGAAAACTCTTGTAAATGAACGTAATTGTACCGTGTTAAAAACCAAACTTAACCAGATTTACAACTCAATCAATTAA
- the LOC139981042 gene encoding uncharacterized protein isoform X2 produces the protein MSATSNYSMCSSSPYYGPIRRIPHTTPETLKLSICKVFGNGLRRATVGKSAKLTIRVPRPLRSKLHNVIFFSVLAVGERHIFHASPSRVRSEALTLDFTYVPTIPGNYYLYVEEISKGYQKQLSGSPFHLIVEGPPINQTERQQKADQLPSCQTLPQTDLSWLEGEWVTRDIAGENRGTLRSGWVLQPYRCSIDIFTKGDLALAAASPSLKTIVVLGRSTERGVFLSLVDSLLKSDEKANISTSVLWKCWGIMEVRLGNLRFIYRDLRIEGLSAVTVTDNHHVNVTCHKRNIIRSNDYFSDAITFFQKTLFTDKINPNVVLLIIKNPRQLQLLAKTIPTSWGGSLYAMNGFKVHEGLLYTFTGRQSDLEMAKQFVTYDDHIRALDGFALATPWRHATEIPPLIMQKAHWHRPCEEQDGEIRVCGDATEMVAQILLGRALAPNGKEAWLASLDDCKPNNIELSRHFTVCNDCPNYVFPLHLNPVPQLKCDTLKRLTPRNMRGVNSRKLIRCPSECMQTGITLRKTLVNERNCTVLKTKLNQIYNSIN, from the coding sequence ATGTCCGCCACGAGCAACTACTCAATGTGTTCCTCTTCTCCATATTATGGTCCAATACGTAGAATCCCTCACACAACTCCAGAGACTCTTAAATTAAGCATTTGCAAAGTATTTGGAAACGGGTTGAGACGGGCGACGGTTGGGAAATCTGCTAAGCTTACGATAAGGGTACCCCGCCCATTAAGGTCAAAATTACACAATGTAATTTTCTTCAGTGTCTTAGCTGTTGGAGAAAGACATATCTTCCATGCGTCCCCTTCTCGTGTCAGATCGGAAGCGCTGACATTAGACTTCACCTACGTCCCGACAATTCCCGGAAATTACTACTTGTACGTTGAGGAAATATCAAAAGGATATCAAAAGCAGCTTAGTGGGAGCCCATTTCATCTTATAGTAGAAGGACCACCAATAAATCAAACGGAAAGGCAACAGAAAGCTGACCAGCTTCCATCATGTCAAACCCTCCCACAAACTGATCTCTCGTGGTTAGAAGGAGAATGGGTGACAAGGGACATTGCGGGGGAGAACCGTGGAACTTTAAGGAGTGGTTGGGTTCTGCAACCTTATCGATGCAGTATAGATATATTTACCAAAGGCGACTTGGCACTGGCGGCAGCATCTCCTTCATTAAAAACTATAGTTGTTCTTGGAAGATCTACCGAGCGAGGTGTATTTTTATCATTAGTTGATTCATTACTCAAAAGCGATGAGAAAGCTAATATTTCTACGTCTGTGTTGTGGAAATGTTGGGGAATCATGGAAGTAAGATTAGGAAATTTAAGATTCATTTATCGGGATTTGCGTATTGAAGGCCTTTCTGCGGTTACAGTTACGGACAATCACCATGTAAATGTAACTTGtcataaaagaaatataattagaTCAAATGATTATTTCAGTGATGCCATTACTTTTTTTCAGAAGACTTTATTCACTGATAAGATTAATCCAAATGTGGTACTTTTGATCATTAAAAACCCAAGACAACTCCAACTTTTGGCGAAAACCATTCCAACATCTTGGGGAGGTAGCCTTTACGCCATGAACGGATTCAAGGTTCATGAAGGATTACTTTATACATTTACGGGAAGGCAGTCCGACCTAGAAATGGCCAAACAGTTTGTAACATACGATGATCACATAAGAGCTTTGGATGGATTTGCATTAGCCACACCATGGAGACACGCCACTGAGATTCCACCACTGATTATGCAGAAAGCGCATTGGCATAGACCATGTGAAGAACAAGACGGAGAAATCAGAGTATGCGGGGATGCCACCGAAATGGTTGCCCAAATACTACTGGGCAGGGCACTAGCACCAAATGGAAAGGAAGCCTGGCTAGCTTCACTGGATGACTGTAAGCCTAATAACATTGAATTATCAAGACATTTTACAGTATGCAATGATTGTCCTAATTACGTATTTCCTTTACACCTTAACCCTGTCCCGCAGCTAAAATGTGACACGTTGAAAAGGTTAACACCAAGAAATATGAGGGGCGTAAATTCTAGGAAGTTGATTCGTTGTCCAAGTGAATGCATGCAGACTGGTATCACATTAAGGAAAACTCTTGTAAATGAACGTAATTGTACCGTGTTAAAAACCAAACTTAACCAGATTTACAACTCAATCAATTAA
- the LOC139981126 gene encoding uncharacterized protein, protein MEQFKLLDKRAFMIIFLAVVMLLMNYYLTWNKACDTTGVLLCNVERQKGVPMPDYASYQTEQLENALHNFSVRNPSNTENGLFARHDLRHPQSTTRNDSYLLHSKCSSVPNYGPINKTVHITKETNSISNCIVFGDGLLGATVGEPAHITIKPRSFSKKELYDTIFFSVLAVGNNHIFHAFPSRINWKSLKIKFTYIPTIPGRYDLFVEEISRHSQKQLPGSPFKLVVNGPAINKEERKKIADHLPSCQTLPQTDLSWLDGNWVTRDLAGEKRGTLRSGWVLQPNRCSIDIFTKDDLRKATASPSLKTIFVLGRSTERGVFLSLVDILLTIDEKREIKSSILWKCWGLMEIRLGNLRFVYQDFRIEVAPMKNVKDKDHVSVTCHNKKKVGSSKDFFSDAIGFFKETLFTDRFRPDVILLIVTNSLQLKYLTKTIPASWDGIIYTMNGFKCHDGSLYTFDGRQADIRVAEEILTFDKRFRALDGFALATPLRHATQSSPHIMESFHWHSPCNEQDGEIRVCGDATEMVAQILLGKAIAPNGKDAWLSSLENCDPNQNKLKRNIKVCHDCPKKLFPWHIKKVPNPICYNSTVLLQTDNTDIQAWGGSLCPNDCMKTAPVGKEDVKSGRVDVRICKVLTSEEANN, encoded by the exons ATGGAACAATTTAAACTGCTTGATAAGCGTGCGTTTATGATCATATTTTTAGCGGTTGTGATGCTCTTAATGAATTACTACCTCACTTGGAATAAAGCCTGCGATACGACGGGTGTCCTGCTTTGTAACGTAGAAAGGCAAAAAGGAGTTCCTATGCCTG ATTACGCTTCGTATCAGACTGAGCAGTTGGAAAATGCTCTACATAACTTTAGTGTTAGGAATCCTTCAAATACAGAGAATGGTTTATTCGCTCGACATGATTTACGTCACCCCCAATCTACAACAAGGAATGATTCGTACTTGCTCCATTCAAAGTGCTCGTCGGTCCCGAATTATGGTCCAATTAACAAAACTGTTCATATTACCAAAGAAACGAACAGCATCAGCAATTGCATAGTATTTGGAGATGGTTTACTAGGCGCAACTGTTGGAGAGCCAGCTCATATTACAATTAAGCCGAGGAGCTTCAGCAAAAAGGAACTTTACGATACGATTTTCTTCAGTGTTTTAGCGGTTGGTAACAATCATATATTTCATGCGTTCCCTTCCCGTATAAATTGGAAATctctcaaaataaaatttacttATATACCAACGATTCCAGGGCGATACGATTTGTTTGTCGAGGAGATCTCAAGACATTCGCAAAAACAGCTTCCCGGGAGCCCATTCAAGCTAGTAGTTAACGGGCCAGCAATAAACAAGGAGGAGAGGAAAAAGATAGCTGACCATCTTCCATCATGCCAGACTCTTCCACAAACTGATCTATCTTGGTTAGACGGGAATTGGGTGACAAGGGATCTTGCAGGTGAGAAACGTGGAACTCTAAGGAGTGGCTGGGTGCTGCAACCAAATCGATGTAGTATAGACATATTTACGAAGGATGACTTGCGAAAGGCTACAGCTTCACCTTCATTGAAAACTATATTTGTTCTCGGACGATCTACCGAGAGAGGCGTATTTTTATCATTAGTAGATATTTTACTTACAATAGACGAAAAGAGGGAAATAAAATCATCTATATTGTGGAAATGTTGGGGTCTTATGGAGATACGTTTGGGTAACTTAAGGTTCGTCTACCAAGATTTCCGCATAGAAGTTGCACCTATGAAGAACGTAAAAGATAAGGATCATGTCAGCGTAACTTGTCACAACAAGAAAAAAGTCGGCTCGAGCAAAGACTTTTTCAGTGACGCAATTGGTTTCTTCAAAGAAACATTATTCACAGATCGGTTTCGTCCAGATGTGATTCTGTTAATAGTCACAAATTCACTTCAGCTCAAATATTTAACGAAAACAATACCGGCCTCGTGGGATGGAATTATCTACACTATGAACGGTTTCAAGTGTCATGACGGGTCGCTGTACACCTTTGATGGAAGACAGGCTGATATACGTGTCGCAGAAGAAATATTAACCTTCGATAAGCGCTTTCGAGCTTTGGATGGGTTTGCATTAGCCACACCTCTGAGGCACGCAACTCAGAGTTCTCCACATATTATGGAATCATTTCATTGGCATAGTCCTTGCAATGAGCAAGACGGGGAAATTCGAGTCTGTGGGGATGCCACTGAAATGGTTGCTCAGATATTACTGGGGAAGGCAATCGCACCAAATGGAAAGGACGCCTGGCTATCATCCTTAGAAAACTGTGACCCAAACCAAAATAAGTTAAAGAGAAATATCAAAGTCTGTCATGATTGTCCCAAAAAATTATTCCCTTGGCATATTAAGAAAGTTCCCAACCCAATATGCTACAATTCGACAGTTTTACTGCAGACGGATAATACAGACATTCAAGCCTGGGGTGGCTCTCTTTGCCCTAATGACTGTATGAAGACTGCCCCAGTGGGCAAAGAGGACGTTAAGTCTGGCCGCGTAGACGTACGAATCTGCAAAGTTCTGACAAGTGAAGAGGCAAATAattaa